A genomic region of Pogona vitticeps strain Pit_001003342236 chromosome 15, PviZW2.1, whole genome shotgun sequence contains the following coding sequences:
- the CCT3 gene encoding T-complex protein 1 subunit gamma: MLGQRPVLVLSQNTKRESGRKVQSGNINAAKTIADIIRTCLGPRAMMKMLLDPMGGIVMTNDGNAILREIQVQHPAAKSMIEISRTQDEEVGDGTTSVIILAGEMLSVAEHFLEQQMHPTVIISAYRKALDDMISALKKISTPVDINNREAMLKIIKSAIGTKAISRWSDLACSIALDAVKTVEFEENGRKEIDIKKYAKVEKIPGGFIEDSCVLRGVMINKDITHPRMRRTIKNPRIVLLDCSLEYKKGESQTDIEITREEDFARILQMEEDFVQQMCEDLIRVKPDLIITEKGISDLAQHFLMRANITAIRRLRKTDNNRIARACGARIVSRTDELREEDVGTGAGLFEVKKIGDEYFTFITDCKEPKACTIMLRGASKEILAEVERNLQDAMQVCRNVLIDPQLVPGGGASEMAVAHFLTEKSKVMTGVEQWPYRAVAQALEVIPRTLIQNCGASTIRVLTSLRAKHTQEGSQTWGVNGETGALADMKELGIWEPLSVKLQTYKTAVETAVLLLRIDDIVSGHKKKGDDQSKQAGAPDAAQE, translated from the exons ATGCTGGGCCAGCGCCCCGTCCTCGTGCTCA gtcagaaCACAAAGCGGGagtctggaagaaaagtccagtCTGGCAACATTAATGCAGCTAAG ACTATTGCTGACATTATCAGAACATGTTTAGGTCCAAGGGCGATGATGAAG ATGCTGTTGGACCCCATGGGAGGGATCGTCATGACCAACGATGGCAACGCTATTCTTAGAGAA ATCCAGGTCCAGCACCCAGCTGCCAAATCCATGATTGAGATCAGCCGCACTCAGGATGAAGAAGTGGGAGACGGGACCACGTCCGTTATCATTCTTG CTGGAGAGATGTTGTCAGTAGCAGAGCATTTCTTGGAGCAGCAGATGCACCCGACCGTGATAATTAGTGCCTACCGGAAGGCTCTCGATGACATGATCAGTGCTCTGAAAAAAATCAG cacTCCAGTCGACATTAACAACCGCGAAGCTATGCTCAAAATCATCAAGAGCGCCATTGGCACCAAGGCGATAAGCCGCTGGTCGGACCTGGCCTGCAGCATTGCCCTCGATGCAGTCAAGACCGTGGAGTTTGAAGAGAACGGCAGGAAGGAAATTGACATCAAGAAATATGCTAAAGTAGAAAAG ATTCCTGGTGGCTTTATTGAGGATTCCTGTGTCCTGCGTGGGGTCATGATCAATAAAGATATCACCCATCCACGAATGCGACGTACCATCAAGAACCCTCGTATTGTCTTGCTGGACTGCTCGCTGGAGTACAAAAAAGGCGAGAGTCAG ACGGACATTGAGATCACTCGCGAGGAGGACTTTGCTCGCATCCTGCAAATGGAGGAGGACTTCGTTCAGCAGATGTGCGAGGACTTGATCAGAGTCAAACCAGATCTTATAATCACGGAAAAGGGCATTTCAG ACCTGGCTCAGCATTTCCTGATGAGAGCGAACATCACCGCTATCCGACGTTTGAGGAAAACTGACAACAATCGTATTGCAAG GGCCTGTGGGGCTCGCATTGTCAGCCGCACAGATGAGCTGCGTGAAGAGGATGTCGGGACCGGCGCGGGGCTGTTCGAAGTGAAGAAAATCGGAGACGAATACTTCACCTTCATTACTGACTGCAAGGAGCCGAAAGCCTGCACCATCATGCTCCGGGGTGCCAGCAAAGAGATTCTAGCC GAAGTGGAGCGCAACCTCCAGGACGCCATGCAGGTCTGTCGCAACGTCTTGATCGACCCTCAGCTAGTGCCAGGCGGCGGCGCTTCGGAGATGGCCGTCGCTCACTTCCTGACCGAAAAGTCCAAAGTCATGACCGGGGTGGAGCAGTGGCCTTACCGCGCCGTGGCTCAGGCTCTTGAAGTGATTCCGCGGACGCTCATCCAGAACTGCGGTGCAAGCACCATCCGGGTTCTCACTTCCCTACGG GCAAAGCACACCCAGGAAGGCAGTCAGACCTGGGGTGTCAATGGGGAGACCGGAGCCTTGGCAGATATGAAGGAGCTTGGTATATGGGAACCTTTGTCTGTCAAATTACAGACCTACAAGACAGCTGTAGAG ACTGCTGTCCTCCTCCTGCGTATTGACGACATAGTTTCAGGTCACAAGAAGAAAGGAGATGATCAGAGCAAGCAAGCAGGAGCCCCGGATGCAGCTCAAGAGTAA